Below is a window of bacterium DNA.
AGAATTTACCACCCAGTTATTGTAAAAGAGCGTGGTTGATCCGCCTCCGTCCAGATTCATAGCATTCTGTGCCCCCAGTTCCACCAAAAAAGAAGCTAATTCATACAAGGTCATCCCCACACTCTTTTTCTGTCGGCCGTCTACTCCCACCAGGAGAAGTTTGTGGTCGAAAGTCACGCCGATAGCCGACCGGGGGGCACGAAAGCATCTTATGTCTGAGCGGATCATTTCCCGGCCGGAGGTGATATAAACCTGGCCGTTTTTGACCAACCGAGGCCCTCCACTTAAGGCGTGAACGGCTTCAGGCCAACCGTCTTCAAGTCCCACGTCCAATTCCACCTCATCCCAGATTCTTAATTTTTTCCCAGGGAAATCCTGGCCGGCACCAATCGAGACCACATACCCTTCTTCAGGTATATAAGCATTACCCTGGCTAAGATGAAAGATATGACCTTGCAGGATGGTTATTTCACTCGTCTTATAAGGAGTGATTTTAGTTCTGGTTCGTTCTCCGTAGTGGGGGGTGTAAAGGATGGTCTCTTTTTGGGAGGCTCGCCGGCGATTGATCCCATCAATAGGTAAAGATAATTCAAGGGATTTTAAGATCAAGCGGGCGTTAAACTTGATATTTCCCCAAAGGACATCCTTCTCGTCGGTGATGCCAAAAACCGTTCTATTGAGAATCGGTTCACTAATCATCCAGCCGTCGATCATCAGCATCCCCAGGGGGTTACCCGAGAG
It encodes the following:
- a CDS encoding phosphodiester glycosidase family protein yields the protein MKRLKSAIGHSLSVFHLLLLSFLILIPLGQAAGEGIEHFTYIRHTPHGPVRANVLQIDLNDSGIYFKPVLARGKIPGLERISDMAARFGAVAGINGTYFDLSGNPLGMLMIDGWMISEPILNRTVFGITDEKDVLWGNIKFNARLILKSLELSLPIDGINRRRASQKETILYTPHYGERTRTKITPYKTSEITILQGHIFHLSQGNAYIPEEGYVVSIGAGQDFPGKKLRIWDEVELDVGLEDGWPEAVHALSGGPRLVKNGQVYITSGREMIRSDIRCFRAPRSAIGVTFDHKLLLVGVDGRQKKSVGMTLYELASFLVELGAQNAMNLDGGGSTTLFYNNWVVNSPSDGAERPVSNGLFVFESDVK